The DNA sequence AGCGGCTGTTCCCAGCCGAGATCGGTGACCGGCTGGCGGGGGTCACCGTAGGTCTGCATGAAGCTGGTGTGTCCGGTCAGCTCCGCGTCACCGGCCCAGTGGTATTCCACTGTGGTTCCACCACGACGTCCTTCGACGCCGAGCCGTACCCGGATCCGGGGGTCGTCGGTGGTGTGCAGGTTGCGCCAGCCGTCCTTCCAGACGCTGGTGCGGCCGTGCCAGCGCATGTTGCGGCCGGTGAGGGCGAGTTCGGCCGCTTCAGCGAAGCTGGACTTGCCGGAGCCGTTGCGGCCGGTAACGACGGTCAGCCCCGGTCCGGGGGTGAGGTTGAGGGTGGCGGTGGGTCCGATGCCACGGAAGCCGGTCACTTCGATGGTGTCGAGGTAGGTGCCGACCGGTTCGGCGGTGTCGGTGTCGGTGCCGGCCGGCTGCGGGCGGCGCGGCGGCGCGCCGCCGAGGGCGGCGGCGAAGTCGTCCGCGCCGGACAGGGCGGCGAAGATGAGGCTCTCTGCCGCCTCGGGCAGTTCGGCGTCGGCGAGGTGGTCGAGGATGAGCTGGTCGACGGTGTCGGTGTTGTCGGTCATGTCATTACCTCCTGTCGGACAGCTGCGCGTTCGCGGCTACCGGCCGCGGATCTTGCGGCCGGTCTCGGTGTCGGGGTAGAGGATGGCGTCGGCGACCCGGCCGCCGGAGTCCTTGGCACCGCCGCCGAAGTTGAGGACGCCGGCGGCGTTGGCGCTGGCAGCGACGCCGTCCCAGTAGCGGGCTTCCCGCTGCCACTGGACGCCGTCGAGCAAATCGAGCAGGTCGGTGTCGGTCAGCGGGATGCCGGTGGCGGCCCAGCCGGTGGCCTGGTGGGCGGCGATGCCGATGCCGGCGAGTACGGCTGGGGCGGCGACGGCGGACCGGGCGGCGAGCTGCGGGTGCAGGTGGGCGAGCAGGCTGGCCAGCAGCGGCACGAGCCGGCGTTCGACCTGGGTGGCGGTGGTGCCGGCGGGCAGGTCGGTGGCGCTGACGCTGGCCGAGGAGAGGCCGATGCCGCGCCGGCCGTGCAGGGCGGTGACGACCAGGACGCGCAGCGCTGAGAGGGTGATCAACTCGGGGTCGGTCTTGGTGAGCTGCCGCTTGCGGGCCTGCACGAGGGTGCTGAACGGGACGATCTTGCCGTCGTGTTCGACCTTTGCGGCGTCGGCGACCCGGCGGGCAAGCTGGGTGGCGAAGTCACGCTGGTCCATGGACATGGCGAGGTTCTTGTCGACTGCGACGCCCTCGACGTTACGGTCGTAGAAGATCTGCCGGGCCTCGTCAGCGCCGAGTCCCCAGTAGAGCTCGAACGGCAGCCGTACGGTGTTGAGCTTCTGGTGGGTGATGCCGAACCGGGTCGGGTCGTCGTACAGCTCGTGCAGGGCGGTCACCTGCGTCTCACCGTCGATGGCGACGACCGGGCTGCCGGCGAGCAGGGTGATCCGGCAGATGCCGCTGCCGGGGACGAGCTCCGCGCTGACGTCGCCGATCTCGTCGGCGAGCCAGAGGGTGATCGGCGGGGTGGACCAGCCGGAGCCGTACTCACCGTTGACGCCGGTGGCGATGTAGCGGGCGTAGTCGGCGACGTTGCGGCCCTTCTGGCTCGCCTTGAGGGTGCGCTGGACCAGGGCGCGAATCTCGGCGTGGCGGCGCATCGC is a window from the Solwaraspora sp. WMMD792 genome containing:
- a CDS encoding DNA sulfur modification protein DndB, which codes for MSITMPTAAVEGIQLTVIPFRPDAVIGTIALPALLQLVPSPRLEEDKRAMKFSSGAMRRHAEIRALVQRTLKASQKGRNVADYARYIATGVNGEYGSGWSTPPITLWLADEIGDVSAELVPGSGICRITLLAGSPVVAIDGETQVTALHELYDDPTRFGITHQKLNTVRLPFELYWGLGADEARQIFYDRNVEGVAVDKNLAMSMDQRDFATQLARRVADAAKVEHDGKIVPFSTLVQARKRQLTKTDPELITLSALRVLVVTALHGRRGIGLSSASVSATDLPAGTTATQVERRLVPLLASLLAHLHPQLAARSAVAAPAVLAGIGIAAHQATGWAATGIPLTDTDLLDLLDGVQWQREARYWDGVAASANAAGVLNFGGGAKDSGGRVADAILYPDTETGRKIRGR